A stretch of DNA from Basfia succiniciproducens:
TTCATCAAGCATTTTCACGTACCCCCCGAGAGGCAACATAGATACGACAAACTCAGTACCATGCTTGTCAACTTTACGCCATAACACCTTGCCGAAGCCGATAGAAAAACGATGAACTTTTATACCGCACTTTCTTGCAGCCCAAAAGTGCCCGTATTCATGTACCGAAACCAGTACGCTAATAGCGATGATAAACGAAAGTAACGACCACAAAAATGACATTATGAAACGATATCCTTACAGCACAAAGAAATAAAAATAAGCAAAAAACGGTACGGCTGCGGTAAGACTGTCAATACGATCCAATATACCGCCGTGGCCGGGAATTAGTTGACTGCTGTCTTTGATTCCGCTCTCTCGTTTAAACATACTTTCCGTTAAATCGCCCAGCACGGAAATTGCCACCGTGGCAACCGATAACAGAGTTAAAGAGAAAGTCGAACCGCGATTAAATAAAGACTCGCCGGCAATAGTTTGAAAAATAAAAGCCAGCACGCAAGCGGTAATTAAACCGCCGATTACGCCTTGCCAGGTTTTTCCGGGCGATACTTTAGGTGCTAATTTATGTTTTCCGAATTTTCGACCGGCAAAATAAGCGCCGCTATCCGCCGCCCAGACCAAAATAAATACGTAAAGCAATAATACCACGCCGTGATGAGCATCTATGATATAACCGTCTAAACGTAATTTAAGTACACCGATAAAAAACGGTAACAGCGTGAAGAATGCAAAAATAATTTGCAAAATTAAAGACTTACTCCAGATTGAAGCGGATTTAGGATAATTTATTACTAAAAAGAATGCGGCAATCCACCAAATAACGGCGGCAAGTAACAACGGCTCGGCTAAACCGTCAAACACTCTGCCGGCATTAAGATAACTATGATGACTATAAATCCAAAGGAACAAAAACGTGCCTGCAATAGCACTGATAACATATCGCCAAACTTCGGTTTTAATTTTGGCAAACTGTGTCCATTCCCACACACCAAGCGTGACCACCGCGCCCAAACAAAGAGCAAAGTAAAAAGGAGAAAATAAAAATAAAGCGGCAAATACCACGGCAATTAACGCAATTGCCGATAAAATACGTTCTTTAAGCAAAGGTTTATCCTCTAATTATTTTAGCTAGTCCCGAAGCG
This window harbors:
- a CDS encoding phosphatidate cytidylyltransferase → MLKERILSAIALIAVVFAALFLFSPFYFALCLGAVVTLGVWEWTQFAKIKTEVWRYVISAIAGTFLFLWIYSHHSYLNAGRVFDGLAEPLLLAAVIWWIAAFFLVINYPKSASIWSKSLILQIIFAFFTLLPFFIGVLKLRLDGYIIDAHHGVVLLLYVFILVWAADSGAYFAGRKFGKHKLAPKVSPGKTWQGVIGGLITACVLAFIFQTIAGESLFNRGSTFSLTLLSVATVAISVLGDLTESMFKRESGIKDSSQLIPGHGGILDRIDSLTAAVPFFAYFYFFVL